ATGACGACGTCGGTCTGGTAATGCAACACCTCAAGGACATGGGTGTGGATGATAACACCATCGTCGTCTTCACCACCGACAACGGCACGGAGGTCTTCACCTGGCCCGATGGCGGACAGACGCCGTTCGCGCAGTCCAAGGGGACGGTTATGGAAGGCGGCTTCCGCGTGCCGTGCATCCTGCGCTGGCCCGGCCATGTGCCGGCGGACTCGGTGCAGAACGGCATCTTCTCCGGCATGGACTGGTTCCCGACCTTCCTCGACGCCGCCGGGAACCCGAACATTACCGACCAATTGCTCAAGGGCGTGACCCTCGGCGACCGGACTTACAAGAACCATCTTGACGGCTACAACCAGATGGCCGCCATCACCGGCAAAGGGCCGTCCGCGCGTCACGAAATCTTCTATCTCGGCGAAAGCACGGTCGGCGCGGTGCGCATCGACGATTACAAGTATCGTTTCATCGACCAGCCCCAAGGCTGGCTCGGCGCCAAGCCACACCTTGACGTGCCGGTTCTGATCAACCTGCGCCTCGATCCGTTCGAGCGCACGGGTTGGCCCAACGACGGAACGAAAGAAGGGGCCCAGCAATACTTCGACTGGTTCAAGTTCCAATTCTGGCGCTTTGTGTTCGTCCAACAGGTGGTTGGCAAGGAACTCCAAACCTTCCTCGATTACCCGCCGATGCAGAAGGGCGCGAGTTTCAATCTGGAGGCCGTAAAAGCGGAGATGCAAAAGAGGATGCAAGAGGCGGAAGCGGCGAGCAAAGGCGCCAGTCAGTAATCGAAAGACCTCCAAGGCGGGCGGCGCAATTGGGCCGCCCGCCTATGCCAAAAAAACGGCTCAGTAACGTGTTGCGCTATCTTGTGGATTCATTACGCAAGCGGGAAGGTTTCTCTATGTCTCGGCGTTTGAAACAGATCCAATTCGTCGTCGCTATGTTCTTGTTTTTCGGAGCGGGAGTTGCTCTGACGGTTCGCTACTGCATTTTTGAGTCCGCCCAAGCGGCCGAACCGGCTCCCTCCAGCCCATTGTTGGCTGGCCCGACATCGGCGGGAAATCCGGCCGATGAACAAGCGATCCGTGCCACCGCCGCCGAATTCGTCAAGGCTTTCAACGCGGGGGATGCGAAAACGATCGGCGCCGAGTGGTCCACCGATGCGCAGTATACGGACGAGTCGGGCCAGGTGTTCCACGGTCGCGCCGCGATCGAAAAGGAATACGCCGACTTGTTCAAGGCGCAACATGGCCTGACGATGGCGCTCACCATCGAGTCGATTCGATTTCTGGGACCTGACATCGCGATTGAGAAGGGCATTGCCAAGGTCAAGTCGCCCGCGGATGCCGACACGGCAGCCCGATACACCGTGGTGCACGCTCGTCGCGACGGAAAGTGGGTCATGATCGTCGGTCGAGACGCTCCTTACGTCGCAGTCGCCGACGGGGATTACTTGAAGGACCTCGCCTGGCTGATCGGCGAGTGGAGCACGGGATCGAAAGACCAGGGATTGCGAATCAAATTCGAGTGGATCGCACAAAGGAACTTTATCAAGAATTCGTTCATGGCCGTGAAAGACGGTCAGGAAAAGTTGACGGGGGCGCAGGTCATCGGTTGGAACCCCAAGCTGGGGCGCATTGTTTCATGGCACTTCGATGCCCAAGGCGGCTACGGCAACGATGCCTGGACCAAGGATGGATCGAAATGGGTGATTACGGCGACCGGCGTGCTTCGAGACGGCAGCGAAAGCTCGGCGGTCAACGTTCTGACTCCGATCGACGCCGACAGCTTCACATGGCAGTCGGTAATGCGCACATTGGATGGCGTCAGCCTGCCGGATGCGGCGCCCGTAAAGGTCATGCGAATGCCGGCCACGAAATGATGTTCGTTTTGCGCGACAAAGGACAATCCTTCACCAAATCTTGAAAGCGTGATCCTATGAAGAAAGTTTTTGTTCTCATAATTGGCGTGTCGCTGACTGTCGTTGGAGTACAGTTTGCCTATGCCCGCGGTATGGGCGGTGCCAATCGGGGCGAAGCCGGTGGCGAAAGGTCCGGTGGGGCCGAAGGCGGCCATCGAGCCGGAGGGGCCGGCGCGAGCGGCAATAGCGCCTCGGGTGCCCGAGCCGGGGGAAGCGAGGCGAGCGGTTATCATGCCAGCGGCGCGCAAGCCGGCGGCTACCACGCCGGCGGAGCCGAAGCCGGAGGGTATCACGCCGGCGGGGCGGAAGTGGGCGGTTACCATGCCGGGGAAGTGCAGGCCGGCGGCGCCCAAGCCGGCGGCATCGCGGTGGGCGGGGTCAGTTCCAGTGGTCTTGCCGTGGAGACAGTCCCAGCCACGGGCGTCGCGGTGTACGGTGCAACGCCGGTCGCGGCAGTAGCCTACGCGACAGCGCAGGTTGCGGTGCCATTGCCAACTGACGCCGGGTTTGGCGCGGCCCATACGGCCGGTGGTAGTGCATACGTCGGCGGAGTCAAGGCTGGCGGAGTCGAAGCGGGCGGGGTTGAAGTAGCCGGGGCTAGAGGCGGAAGTATTAACGCAAGCGGAGCCGAGGCCGGAGGCGTCAAGGCGGGCAGCGCTAGCGCTTCAGAAGCCAAGGCTGGCCAAGCCAACGCCGGAGCAGCCAAAGGAGGAGAAGGCAAAGCTGAAGGTGCTAACGGCGGACAACGAGAGCGGGGGCGTTGAAGTAGTCTGTTGCATCCGTTTCAAAGTTATCGCGCCTGTGAAAACGCTGCTCACCGGGAGCGCGGTGATTGAACTTGGCGCCGGATTGGCGCTGCTGTGCTGTCCCTCGGCAATGGTGACGCTGTTGGTCGGCGCGCCGCTAGAGGCGCCCGCAGCTTTGACCGTGGCCCGAGTCGGCGGCGGAGCGGTGTTATCGTTGGGCGTCGCCTGTTGGCTCGCGCGCGCCGACGCGCAAAGTCGGGCCGCGATCGGGCTGCTCACCGCGATGTCGTTTTACAACGTCGCCACCGTCGCCATCCTCGCCTTCGCCGGCATCGCCTTCGGGTTGCATGGCGTGGCGCTGTGGCCGGGAGTCGCTCTCCACGCCGTGATGACCGCCTGGTGCGCCGAGTGCATGCGGCGAACACTGCTGAACGGGACGATGGACAGCAACTTGCGAAAACAATCAAATACAGAAAGAGGACCAAGATGAGAGCGGCCGCGCGGTGTTCCACCTATCACGAGGCTTCTCCTTCCACTTTATGACCAAGTCAAACTTGAAAACGATCCGCGTCGGGTTCACCCTTTTTACGGTCGCGTTGGCCGGCCACAGTTTCGCAAAAGCCCAGGATGCACTCCCTTCCTGGAACGATGGCCCGGCGAAGCAATCCCTTGTGGACTTCGTCCGCGTTACGACCGATAAGGCGAGTTCGAAATACGTGAAACCCGAAGAACGAATCGCCACTTTCGACCAGGACGGCACGCTCTGGGTCGAGAAGCCGATGGTTTCGCAAGTGATGTATTGCCTCGATCGTGTGTCGGCGTTGGCGGAGAAGAGGCCGGCCCTCAAGAACATCGAGCCGTTCAAGACCGTCCTGTCCGGCGACCGCGCGGCCATCGCAAAACTGACGATGCCCGATCTCGAGAAAATCCTCGCCGCGACGCTCACCGGTATGACAACGGACCAATTTCAGGCCGAAGTCAAGCAATGGCTCGCGACGGCCAGGGACCCGCGATGGAAAAAACCCTACACAGAACTCACCTACCAGCCGATGCAGGAGGTGCTGAAGTATCTCCGCGCCAATGGCTACAAGACTTATATCGTTAGCGGCGGCGGCCAAGACTTCATCCGCGTTTACGCCGAGCGGACTTACGGAATCCCGCCAGAACAAGTCGTCGGCACGATGGGCGGCACGACGTATGGCTACGACAACGACGGCAACCCGATCCTGACCAAGGAACCCAAACTGCTGCTCAACGACGACAAAGCCGGAAAACCCGAAGGCATCCATCTGATGATCGGTCGGCGCCCGGTCGCCGCCTTTGGCAATTCCGACGGGGACCGGCAGATGCTTGAGTTTACCAAGGCTGGAGAAGGCGCGCGGCTCGCGATGCTGGTGCTACACGATGATGCGATGCGCGAGTACGCGTATGGCCCGGCGCAAGGATTGCCCGCGGCCAAGCTCGGTGCCTTCACCCAGGCGCTCTACGACGAAGCGAAGAAGAGCGGTTGGACCGTCATCAGCATGAAGACCGATTGGAAGCGAGTCTTTGCCTTCGAGCAATAGCCAACACTCAACCCGCCAGAAGTCAGCCAACCACCGGAAGGATACGGCCGTGAAGCTAACCACGAAAAATGTAAGCCATGTCCTGATTAAAGGAGCGATGCTATGTGCCCTGGCGATGCAAGGAGCGAACGCCCAGGCGCAGCAAACGTCACCCCGTGCCGACCAGACTCCGGTGACGGCGATTGACATCGCGCTGGAGCCGGACCGGACCATGATCCAGCACGCGGAGGCCGTCAACGCCCGGCTGCTCAAGGTGTTCCCGGATGGCTTCGCTCTGGATGCGTCCCACCATCCACACATCACGATGTTGCAGCGTTACGTCCGCACGGCGGATCTCGACAAAGTTTATGCCGCCTCCGGCAAGGTGCTCGCCAGCGGGAATGTGACCTCCATGAAGTTGAAGGCGTTCAAATACTACTACATCCCGGACAAGAGCATCGGCTTGGCGGGCATTGTCGTCGAGCCGACAGGCGATTTGCTCAAGCTGCAACAGAACTTGATTGACGCGGTTGCCCCGTTCACGGAGAGAATTGGGACGGCGGCAGCGTTCGTCACCACGCCCGACGCGCCCGACATCAATCAGCCAACGATTGACTACATCGCGACGTTCGTTCCGAAGGCATCTGGCAAGGATTTCAATCCGCACGTCACCGTCGGCATCGCCTCCCAGGAATACCTGAAAAAAATGCTCGCCGAACCGTATGATGCTTTCACGTTCTCGCCGGAGGGGGCGGCCGTTTACCATCTCGGCAACTACGGGACCGCTCGGAAGAAACTCAAGGCGTGGGAGCTAAAGCCCTAAGGCGTCTCTCCGGCCGCGGCGCGACCGCGGACGACTGGATGGTCGTTGGCAAGGAGGGTGATTTGAGGCGGATCTTCGCGTTTGGGAAACAGTGTTCGCGATGGACCAACTCCTTTTTAAAGTTCTCCCACTCGCCCTGGCCTCGGCCGTGAGCCCGGCGTCACTCGCCGTTTCTCTGGTGCTTCTCGGGGGCAAGATCCGTCCGCGGATGAAGGCGTTCGCTTATCTGCTGGGCGGAGCGTTGGTGGCGTTGGCGTTCACGCTCTTTGGATTGCTGCTCGCCAGCGGACCTTCGCCGGCTACCGGCCCGCACGCCCACGCAGTCATCGACGCAGTCCTTGGCTCGCTGCTCTTGGCGCTGAGCGTCGTCGCGTTGGCGATCAAACCGAGTAAGGATGGGAGGGACCTCTCCGGCTTGGATTCCCAATCGGAACGCCGCCAGTTGGGTACCTGTGCTTTGATGGGTTTGCTGGCGATGGGGCTGAATGTCTCGTCGCTGGTGCCATTTTTGGCAGCCGTGAGGGAGGTGGGAAGAGCTGTCGTCAGCATGGAGGTGAAGGGGATCGCGCTGGGCG
Above is a genomic segment from Pirellulales bacterium containing:
- a CDS encoding HAD family hydrolase, giving the protein MTKSNLKTIRVGFTLFTVALAGHSFAKAQDALPSWNDGPAKQSLVDFVRVTTDKASSKYVKPEERIATFDQDGTLWVEKPMVSQVMYCLDRVSALAEKRPALKNIEPFKTVLSGDRAAIAKLTMPDLEKILAATLTGMTTDQFQAEVKQWLATARDPRWKKPYTELTYQPMQEVLKYLRANGYKTYIVSGGGQDFIRVYAERTYGIPPEQVVGTMGGTTYGYDNDGNPILTKEPKLLLNDDKAGKPEGIHLMIGRRPVAAFGNSDGDRQMLEFTKAGEGARLAMLVLHDDAMREYAYGPAQGLPAAKLGAFTQALYDEAKKSGWTVISMKTDWKRVFAFEQ
- a CDS encoding GAP family protein — protein: MDQLLFKVLPLALASAVSPASLAVSLVLLGGKIRPRMKAFAYLLGGALVALAFTLFGLLLASGPSPATGPHAHAVIDAVLGSLLLALSVVALAIKPSKDGRDLSGLDSQSERRQLGTCALMGLLAMGLNVSSLVPFLAAVREVGRAVVSMEVKGIALGVAWLLLLLPMILPLVIYLIAPKAAARILTPVSIAATKYGRYLVAAICLILGSVFIWEGIKGL
- a CDS encoding SgcJ/EcaC family oxidoreductase, which produces MSRRLKQIQFVVAMFLFFGAGVALTVRYCIFESAQAAEPAPSSPLLAGPTSAGNPADEQAIRATAAEFVKAFNAGDAKTIGAEWSTDAQYTDESGQVFHGRAAIEKEYADLFKAQHGLTMALTIESIRFLGPDIAIEKGIAKVKSPADADTAARYTVVHARRDGKWVMIVGRDAPYVAVADGDYLKDLAWLIGEWSTGSKDQGLRIKFEWIAQRNFIKNSFMAVKDGQEKLTGAQVIGWNPKLGRIVSWHFDAQGGYGNDAWTKDGSKWVITATGVLRDGSESSAVNVLTPIDADSFTWQSVMRTLDGVSLPDAAPVKVMRMPATK